Proteins encoded together in one Triticum dicoccoides isolate Atlit2015 ecotype Zavitan chromosome 7B, WEW_v2.0, whole genome shotgun sequence window:
- the LOC119339295 gene encoding BTB/POZ and MATH domain-containing protein 1-like: protein MEDASTNVTHAARLVQLLKIQGFSATEHMKSGSCTYIPSATEHMKSDSCNYIPSRWTVNGYEWEVLLKPLLVPRIPAEEVPVPSSNLHQHLGEILQSKMGSDVTFLVCQESFHAHKNILAARSPASKAQFFGEMKEKSSRRVEIMDMEPEEIGAMLHFIYTDTIPKLEKQEEASTVMAQHLLAAADRYGVDMLKLICEAKLSGGITVDTAATTLALAQQHNCSRLKAKCVKFIVSTPEVLDAVLATEGYKHLEASCPLVLTELLKSAHGRNAEA, encoded by the exons ATGGAAGATGCCTCGACAAATGTCACCCATGCCGCGCGCCTGGTGCAGCTGCTCAAGATCCAAGGCTTCAGCGCCACAGAGCACATGAAGAGCGGTAGTTGCACTTACATTCCATCCGCCACAGAGCACATGAAGAGCGATAGTTGCAATTACATCCCATCCAGATGGACCGTCAATGGGTACGAGTGGGAAGTCC TACTCAAGCCCTTACTGGTACCAAGGATCCCAGCTGAAGAGGTTCCCGTGCCATCCTCCAACCTGCACCAGCACCTCGGCGAGATCCTGCAGAGCAAGATGGGATCCGATGTCACGTTCCTTGTATGCCAGGAGTCATTTCATGCGCACAAGAACATACTCGCCGCCAGGTCTCCTGCTTCCAAGGCCCAGTTCTTTGGAGAAATGAAAGAGAAGAGCTCGCGGCGTGTCGAGATCATGGACATGGAGCCGGAAGAAATCGGAGCCATGCTCCACTTCATCTACACTGACACGATCCCTAAACTAGAAAAGCAGGAGGAGGCGTCGACGGTGATGGCTCAGCATCTGCTGGCAGCCGCTGACAGGTATGGAG TTGATAT GCTCAAGCTGATATGCGAGGCCAAGCTCTCTGGTGGCATCACAGTGGACACGGCAGCAACAACTCTGGCCTTGGCCCAGCAACACAATTGTTCACGGCTCAAGGCCAAGTGCGTCAAGTTCATTGTCAGCACTCCTGAAGTTCTTGACGCTGTCCTGGCAACGGAGGGGTATAAGCACCTGGAGGCAAGCTGCCCTTTGGTGCTAACTGAGCTTCTCAAGTCTGCCCATGGGAGGAATGCAGAAGCGTAG